The segment GGCTTTAGGCCTTCAGGAGTACTGTGGATGGGTAAGTTTGGAGCCATGGGCTATGAAAGCTCTCCAGTGTTGTCAGCAGAACCCAGTGGGCCGTTTTGGTTGGAGTTTGAAACGAGAAAAAGttaagagaggggctggggatttagctcagtggtagagcacttacctaggaagcgcaaggccctgggttcggtccccagctccggaaaaaaaaaaaaagagaaatgcagATGGCGGAAACCTGACTCTGGAGCTTCCGGAAGGAAGCAAGGACCCTACTGGGAACAGGATCAGAGGTCACAGAGGTCATCTGTGTTCCATCCTGGCCGGTAATAGGTGTTCAGCTCATACCTGGGAAGTCTGGAGGTTTGAACACAGCATAACATCTAGGCTGCCTCGTGGTTCCTGCTCACTGACTTTAGACCTACATTGGCGGAGAGATGGGAAGCAGAGGGTCACTGGCCAGACTCGAGAAAGCACCTACAGTTGTGAAAGGGACAGTACCATTAGAGAGAACCCCCACGCTTTTTCACTGGGATGGGTAATGAGAAAGAGGTCCTGTGGACCATGTAGCCACCCAAGGCTCCTCTTTGTGGAAATGCAGATCCAGTTGAGAGGAGAGAGCCCCTGCAGTGTAAGACAGCCAGCCACTCGGGAACTGTTTTCCCAAGTTTGGCTACCCTGGTGCACAGGGACCACCACAGCTATGGATGGAAGGAGCCAGACTACTTCTTGAACACGCAGTAGAATTAGAACTGCCCTTTTGCATTTCCAGGCGTCCAACATGTAAAAGTAACAGGCATCCAACTGGTATGCCAAGGCCTTAGAACGCTGCTGAGATCAGACAAGTCTGAACCCGTGTCCTGTCCTTTCCACAGATGCTTCTGGGGCCCACTCCCCAGCCCCCTTAGGTGAGGTGGGGAGCTGTGGGAGACTGgatcctctgcttcctgactacagacAATGTGTCTAGCCACCTCGCACTCTTGCTGCTGTGGTGGTTAGACTGGTAAAGAGTTTCAATGCAGGCAGTTGGTGAAAGCAGAGGGCTTCTATTTCAGAATACCTGCTTCCTGTTTCCCTGCTAGTACAGGGGATATTACGCTAGTTCTGATGAATTCTTATTGCTGAGTCAGACTGAGCTCCTCTGTGGCAGACACCGTCTCCCTTAGTGTGATCACGCACAAGGCTGGCTAGTGACGTGGACCAGGAAACCTTGTTGGCAGTTGCTTAGTTTCATCACCATTCATCGGGCCCCTAGATCATCACAGGGGATGCTTAGGGTCCCTGACTGCCGGGGCCTCAGGAAAACTGATTGAGGGATCAACTctcactctttctttgtttcttaggtCTGTAGTTTGTGTTTGAACAATATGGAAGTCGATCTGTCTGGCTTTAACATCGATGCTCCCCGCTGGGACCAGTGCACTTTCCTGGGGCGCGTGAAGCACTTTTTTAACATCACAGATCCTCGAACTGTGTTTGTGTCAGAGCAGGAGCTGGACTGGGCCAAGTCGGTGGTGGAGAAGAGCAGGTGAGGACGTGGTCAGGGGAGGGAgaagctggggctgggggagCTGGCAAAGGTCTCAGGAAGTCAGGAGAAGCAcggggaggcaggaggcaggcatcAGGTCAGGGTGTCACTGATGTTGTCCTTGGGTGACAGGATGGGACTAATGCCCCCTGGCACTCAGGTGGAGCAGCTCCTGTATGCTAAGAAGCTTTATGACTCCGCCTTCCACCCTGACACTGGGGAGAAGATGAATGTCATCGGGCGGATGTCCTTCCAGGTCCCTGGTGGCATGATCATCACAGGTTTCATGCTCCAGTTCTACAGGTGAGTCCCAAGATGGAGGAGGGCTAAGCTGTAATGACAGTCCTCCATCAGTCACTTCCCAGATCCCGGGCACCATGCTAAGTAAGCTCTTCGTGGGAATGGCCTTTCCCCTCTCAATCACACACACAGGTGCTCTGTCATCCGCCTTTGCTAGGTGGGACTCCTGAAGCGAAGCGAAGTGACTGTTCATGACCTCACTCAGAACTACTGCAGGGGCCTCATGGTGATGCAGTCAGGCCTGAGTGCTCAGTCCGCTAGGCATCCTGAGGGGTATTATTAGTTTACTGTTTtgagagtctcactgtgtagccttggctgacctagaactctatGTAGAttaggttgactttgaactcaaggaaattcaacctgcctctgcccctctgcccctctgcccctctgcccctctgctcctctgcccctctgcccctctgcccctctgcccctctgcccctctgcccctctgcccctctgcccctctgcccctgcccctataGTAATTGAATTAAAGgagtaagtctttttttttttttaataatttgaagtgggaagatacacttaaaaaaatatttattgtatatatgtgaatacattgtcttcagacacaccagaagagggcatcagatcccattacagatggttgtgagccaccatgtggttgctgggaatggaactcaggacctctggaacagagtcaatgctcttaaccactgagccagctctccagcccaaataagtgttttttctttctttctttctttccttcttttttttttttttttttttggttctttttttttctggaaccgaacccagggccttgcgcttcctaggtaagtgctctaccactgagctaaatctccagccccgtgttttttttttttaaacaacaaaacttttgccaggtggtggtggtttgcttcttaatcccagcacttggaggcagaggcaggtagatctcttaaGTTTGAGGTCAAAGGGCAATTTAACAGCCAAAGTTTCTCTTTCGGTGAGACCTAGGACCTGGGGCTAGAACTCAGGGTCTTTCCTCATCTAGCAGTTTACCAGCCTCCGaagttctttcttgtttgttgatattgctttatttttgagacagagtatcacaATGTAactctggatggcctggaactggctaaacctcaaactcagagagaaccacctgcctcttcccctgcccctgcctctgcttctgcctctgcctctgcctctgcctctgcctctgcctctgcttctgcctctgcctctgcctctgcctctgcctctgcctctgcctctgcctctgcctctgtctctctgcctctgcctctctgcctctgtctctctgcctctgcctctctgcctctgcctctctgcctctgcctctctgcctctgcctctctgcctctgcctctgcccctgcctctgcccctgcccctgcctctgcccctgcctctgcccctgcccctgcctctgcctctgcctctgcctctgtctctgcccctgcctctgcccctgcctctgcccctgcctctgcctctgcctctgcctctgcctctgcctctgcctctgcctctgcctctgcctctgcctctgccttctgccttctgccttctgccttctgccttctgccttctgccttctgcctccacctcccctgtgctggaactaaaggcacatgccactgTGCTCAGCTCCtcctaaattttttcttttaaaaaaattatttgttgtATGTATactagtacactgtagctgccttcagacacagcagaagaggcattggatcccattagagatggttatgagccaccatgtggttgctgggaattgaactcaggaccaatggaagagcagttagtgctcttaaccagctgagccatctctccagctccctaaaTTCTTAAAGTATAGTTTCCACAgttgatttatgttttaaatgtttgACACCCAAATGAAAAAGGGAAGGCCTTTTCTTGCTCTTCTCGGCTGGGAAGGGGATAAGCTTTCAACCTTTgactctcccctccctgccttctCCAAGTCCTCTACTCCTCTGTGTTCATTTAGTTAGTTGTTGGTCCAGGTGCCAGGGATTAAATAATTTAGGGTCTGCCGTTTTGGAGATGCAGCATGATGGAGATTGGGAAGCAGTTTGGGGAGAAAGAATTTTGAGTCATGGGAACAGGACACACAGTGATTATCTCAGGAAGGGCAGAAAAATtccaagaaaaaacaaagcagGATTTTACCCCGTGTGAGAGGAAGAGCTTAGAAAGCTGCAGATGCTATGTTGCCTAGTAGACCCTAGGCCCCTCTttatctctcctgcctcccttgtTTGTAGGACCATGCCTGCCGTCGTCTTCTGGCAGTGGGTGAACCAATCCTTTAATGCCTTGGTCAACTACACCAACCGGAATGCAGTGTCCCCCACATCAGTCAGGTAGGAGACCTGCTATCCTCCGCCTCCCCAGAGCAacccttctgtcttttctttcgaAGTGGGGCCCACGCTGGGCAGGTGCCCAGGGTTTGAAATAGTAAGACCAACTTAGAGTGTCTTTTCCCCAGACTATGTCAAGATAGCCATTCATTTGACtaatgtattcttttctttttttaaaaaaatatttatttctactttttagatttatttattttgtgttattgTTTGTGCACTTCATTCATACCCGGTGCCTGCagaaatcagaagagggcattggatcccctggaactggagttatgggtggatGTGAGCTCACTATGTGAGCTGGGAAcacaacctgggtcctctgcaagggcagccaatgctcttgagccctagagatggctcaggagttaagggCATGCCCTGCATTTCCAGAGCTTCCTAGCACCCAGATCCGGTCGGTGCTCAGCTCCAGGGGGACCTGACctctatgtgcacacatgcacacacacataatttaaaaataagaactgaaaacaaaaaccaagctgggcatggtggctcacactttcaatctcagcactcacGGGGTagaggcaggatctctgtgagtttcagtccggcctgggctacacagtgagaccctgtcttaaaaccaaaattaaaacagtactcctgaccactgaaccatctctcctgccccaagattacttttgtttgtgtgtgtgttttgttactGATCACCACATGTGTgcgcagaagccagaagaaggagtTAGATACCCTCCAGTTGGAGTTGCAGGTGTTATAAGTCATtgggtgtgggagctgggaattgaacctgggtcctcttaaccactgagccatctctctagtcccagaaTTTTGCTGAGTGTTAATTATATGCCAGGCAAGGTCCCAGAGGCTTGAGAGTCCCTGATGAGTAAGACATAGCAGGCTCTGTTTAAAGATCTTCCAACAGgctggcaggcagatctctgtgagttcaaggccagcttgttctGTATagcagttctaggccagccaggactatgtgCTGAGATCCTGCTCagtaaccaaaccaaaccaaacacatgAAAAAGTCTACAGTGACCTCAGCTTGACTTTGCTGTGGTCATGGAGACGAGTGGTTGGACTGGAGATCTGTTCAGACTGGCCCCTGGGGAAGTCCATGCAGTGAAACCATCATGAAAAATAacctgtggaggaaagggtttgtttcactcACAGTTCATCACCCAAAGCAGggagagcaggaactcaagcaggacagtagacaggagctgatgcagaagccatagaggggcgctgcttactggcttgctccctctggtttgctcagtgtgctttctcatagaacccaggaccaccagcccagggatggcagcacccacaatgggctgggccgtCCCCTGCCCCATCaaccactaatcaagaaaatgccccggggttggggatttagctcagtggtagagcgcttgcctagcaagcacaaggccctggattcagtccccacctccaaaaaaaaaaaaaaaaaaaaaaaaaaaaaaaaaaaaaaagccccaatgGCTTCCCTAAAGCCTGACCTTaagactttagcttgtgtcaagttgagatAAAACTCTAGCCAGCAAAAGGATACAAACATGTAGGAGGCCAGGAGGGTTCTCTAAACAGGGAGCAGCAGCAATATACATTGGTTCTGACAGAAAACCGTGTGGTGTGTTTAATGCACTAAAAGAGGACCAAGGGTGCTTGGCACGGAGTGGTGGgaattgggtgtgtgtgtgtgtgcgtgtgtgtgtgtgtgtgtgtgtgtgtgtgtgtgtgtgagatggttCTAGAGACCGGTCTCACGAGCCCTGAGTTACTCACTAAAGCCCCTGGCCTTGCCTGAGCCACTGTGACActactcccagcacctacacactCATCCATCTGGCATTTCTCTTTCACTAGGCAGATGGCCCTCTCCTACTTCATAGCTACTTCCACTGCCGTGGCCACTGCAGTGGGCATGAACTTATGGACAAAGGTATGTACGGCTGGGGTGCTGTGAGAAGAGtggccaccagagggcagcaGAGTTCCAGAGAAAACAGCTTTTCTTTGCTCATAGGAGTTTGAGGATTCCAGAGTGTTTGTCTGGACACAGGACACTGGCAGAGTTTAATTGCCTCTCTTCCTGTATAATCCAAAGCCTTTCTATCCCCCTCTTCGTATGAGCTTGAATAACTTCCTTTGTTCCCTACCTTCAACAGAGAGCTCCACCCTTGGTGGGCCGATGGGTGCCTTTTGCTGCTGTAGCTGCTGCTAACTGTGTCAATATCCCAATGATGCGACAGCAGTGAGTACAGGGGGCCTTGTGCTCCTTCTCCATCACAGGGTTAGCAGGGATGGGAAGGAGGCAAGACGCTGAGCCGGTAGCTTTCTGGGACTGGGCAGTACAGGGAAGACCAATAGGCCCAGTTTTGAAAGGTCCCCGAGGGCCGCCATTCCTCTGTCATGGCCCAAAGAATGGTGGGTGGCTTAAATTTAGTGTACTGGGTGTGGAGTGAGGTTGATTAAGCATGGACCTGTGGACCAGTCATTTTCTTCTTGTTcatgctggggatcgaactcaatGCCTTGTGCTCTATCCCTAAAGGTATATCCTTAGCTTAGATCCTGTTCAAGTGAAAGAAAGTCAGAGCTGCAGACTCTGCCTGTGTCCCAAACTCTTAGCTTAGGGGAGGAGATGCGGCAGCGCTGAGCCCCTGATGCTAGCACAGTATCCAGATGCTCTGAGAAGCCAGCGGAGGGGGTGGATGCCCCCAGAGCCCAACTAAGATTTTAGCAAAAGGTAAAGCAGAAACCGCATCTTGCCGGTTTtgcttcttgtcttctttttAGAGAGAGGGACTTACTTTGTGTCCTTAGCTGACATGGGagtttactatgtagaccaggctggccttgaatttacagagatccactttgcctctgccatctgagttctaggattaaaggcatgcgccaccatgcctgactaaagattttatttttttttttttggttctttttttttttttttttttttttttttcggagctggggaccgaacccagggccttgcgcttcctaggtaagcgctctaccactgagccaaatccccagccccaagattttatttttaatcatgtgtatgtatgtctgggtACGTACGCGTATGTGATGCAGGTGCCCAGAGACTGGACTCAGTGGATCTCCATGGAGCTGAAGTTGCAGGCAGCTGTGaaactgatgtgggtgctgggcactgaactcaggtcctctgcaaaagcagtgtgTACTCTTAGCCTCTGGACTGTGTCgcactgtgtagacctggctggcctagagCATGCACtgatctgcttctgcttctgcttctggagtgctgggattatagttgtGTACTACCAGAAATAATGGAATAATGGTGGCGGCGGCggcttctgcttctcctcttcctcctcttcctcctcctcctcctcctcctcctcctcctcttcctcctcctcctcctcttcttcttcttcttcttcttcttcttcttcttctttttcttcttcttcttcttcttcttcttcttcttcttcctccccctcctcctcttcctcctcctcctcctcctcctcctcttcctcctcctcctcctcctcctcctcttcttcttcttcttcttcttcttcttcttcttcttcttcttcttcttcttcttcttcttcttcttcttcttcctccccctcctcttcttcctcctcctcctcctcctctttttcttcttctccctcttcctcctccttctccctctccccctccccctccttcccccttccccttctctcccttccccctcctcctccttccctcttccccctccccctccttcccctttcccccttccctcttcctcttcccctccccctcctctccccctcccccatcttgtttttttttctctctgacatGCTGGTATTGATCCTGGAGGCTTAACTTGAATGCTAGCCAAGGGTGACTACCGAGCTGCGTCCCCAGCctagtttctgttttcttccttttcccttttgcaTTTTCCTAGAACACAGGTGGCATAAGGACTGGGTATCTTAGATGCCATTGCCACCATTGTCCATAACTACAGCCATATTTTGTTGGTAGATGGAAGCTTACCACAGCAACCCCTGTAGAAAGAGCTTGCAGAGCGTCGTGCGTGGACATCTCTCCACTCTACCCAACTCCTTTCTCTGCCTAGCCTCCCAAGCAGATGAGCGAGTGTGGCTATCTCCCTGGTTTCCAACTGAGGGATGCCAAGAGCTTGTCTAAGAACAGAATAGCTACTGTTTGGGGAATGGATACAAGTCAGACACTGGTCTCAGAACTTGGCCAGTAGCTCATTTAACTCTCATTAGGTTCCATGAAGTAGGTGCCAGAATTGTCCCCATTCTCCACATGAGGAAAACTGAGGTTTAGAAGGGTTGAAGACCATTCTCAAGGTCACACATATACCTACAGCTTCAGGAGTCCAGTGAGACAGTGTGGATCCAGGGCTGGCTTTCTTGGCCACGGTTCAGGGTTACTTCTGAGATACCATCCACTCTGGGATGAAGAAGGGAGACTGACGGGCCAGGTTGCAAGAGGGGGCTTCCTCCTGCATCCGTCCTTGGAGCTGGTAACCCGATGTGTCACCTGCCAGGCAGGTTCCTTGCACCTACTTCCTAACGTCCAGAAACTTCTGTTGTTTAGGGAACTCATCCAGGGCATCTGTGTGAAGGACAGGAACCAAAATGAGCTTGGCCATTCTCGGGTAAGCAAAGGAGAGACTTTCCCTCAGACCCCCTTCCCTCCTAGAAGGCTTCATACTCATACATGCCCTGGGTGCCATTatgggttacacacacacacacacacagagacacacacacacacacacacacacacagagacacacacactctacatacacacacagagacacacagacacatacacacacagacacacacacacacactctacatacacacacagagacacacagacacacacacacacagagacacacacacacatactctacatacacacacagagacacacagacacacacacacagacacacacacacacataaacaggcatactacatacacacacagacacagacacacacacacacacacacacacacagagagacacacacactctacatacacacacagagacacacagacacatacacacacagacacacacacacacacataaacaggcacactacatacacacacagacacacacacacacacacacacacacacacatttattttttcaGACAGGCTCCCCATCATTTCAGGTGGGTGGGTTGGGTAAGACACTTGGCTCCTAGTGGGTCCATCCATCCCCTCCACCTGCTCAAACCTGGCCATGTTCCCCCTCACCTCTGTAGTGTAGCCCATGAACACTTGATAAGTGACCCCTGATAGCCCTTCTCTGCCCCCCAGAGAGCTGCGGCTGTGGGCATCACACAAGTGGTTATTTCTCGGATCACCATGGCAGCCCCTGGCATGAGTAAGATGGGGAATGCCTGTGTTGGGGGGACCCTTGAATATCTGGTCAATGCCTTGGTCACCTCAGCTTTCAGGTGGGAGGTGGCATACCTTCTCAATCTTTCTGTGAGAGCTGATAGCCCAGGGGACCCACACATGCTCTTCCAGTTTCTATCACGTCATCTGATTTGGGGGAGCAAGTTAACTTCATTTGGCTAATAATGCTGGGCAATGGTGGGCGGTATCTGGGAGACAGTGATAGAGCAATGGCCCCCCTTGATCCCAGCGGGGCGTATTGCAGAATAAGATGCAAATGTGTTTGCTTGAGCCTGTGAAACACTTTTCGGGTCCAGGGGTGTGTGAATGCATTTTCGGGAAGCAGACTTACTCTGGGACTTGGGGGGAGTCTGTCTAGTGGTGCCTATGCAGTCTGCTTTTCTCCCAATGGCAAGTATTTTCTGGAAAGTCTTGGGGCGACAGCAGCCCCCTCAGACTGTGATCTGCCTGCAGCCGTGGGCTTGgtgagtctgtctgtcttccttctcagCTGCTTGTCTCTTCCAGTCCTGTTGCCAGTCGTcatggagaggctggagagactaCACCTGATGAAGGTAGGTCACTCTCCCTGCCTACCCCAGAAACTGGCCCTCCGCGCCTTTCCGGGAACCACCACCCTGTTTTACTCAAGCAGGGCCTGTGCCAGCCTTTACCGGCCTCTATTTCAGATATGAGAACAGGCTTCCTGACCTTATCTGCAGAGAGCCAGGGGCACACCTTTTCCCCATCAGGGTAGCAGGTCCCAGCCTCTAGCTTCTGGTGGGGTAGGCACAGGAGGTGGTTTGCGGCGTCTAAGTCCTTCTTGGGACacttcctctgcttctctttttcttttcctcctgcaGAAGTTGAAAGTGCTTCACGCCCCGCTGCAGGTCTTGCTGTGTGGCTGCTTGTGAGTATGTCCTCGATGGCATGGGCTCTTTGCCGGCCATGGCACCCAGACGTGTGAGCTGGGGTTCTTCCCGGGTCCCTGCTCCCTCAGGTCTGGAGCGGTTTTAGAGAAGAAGAATTTCTTAGAAGAGGCAGAGGTTGGTTGAGGCTGTCACAGACAGAAAAAATGGCACACCATGTTCTTAGTAACTTGCCATTGACCGGGATGTCTTTGATTATTCCCTGCTGGCAGTGGTTCCTTTCCCTTCGTGGCACAGGCACAGGTGCCTGTGACCTTGAAGTCTTCTGTTTACTCTCCCTAGATACaccattctctcccctcctgtTACTGCCCTGTGAAGTGGAggttggagggagggggagggacaccGATTTCCATCACCAAGTCCTGATGAGCTCAGGGGTAAGAGGGcttgcttgcctagtatgcacctgaccctgggttcaattcccagtcagGGCGGTGGCACACAGGTGCGTGTCCTCCCAgcggaggcaggagcaggaggatcagTAGTTCAGGATCACCCTCAGCCAGCTCCTCCCCCTGGTCTACAccatgaccctgtctcaaaatggagcagagaaggGCTGGAGGGAAGGCAGGTCAGGTGTGTGAGCTCAGGGACAGTGTGTGGCCAGGCCTCTGGGACACGTCCCTAACActtctctcctttcttattacagcCTCCTCTTCATGGTGCCAGTGGCGTGCGGGCTCTTCCCTCAGGAATGGTATCAGCCATTTGTCGCCTGCTTTGTTTTATCAAACACTCTGCTACTGCTCTCAACTGACCTGCTAGGAGGGAGGAGTGGGCATCTGCCTAAGTTCTGGCCTTCTAacttgggggttgggaggggatgGCACACCAGCCAGGACTCTGAGGGACTGGGGGAGAAGCCAGGAGTAAGTGTTGATCTTACTCAATGCCTTAGAGACATGGCGGGGGGTGACAGGAGGCTTCTTGTCCTGCCAACTGAGTGTTAGCCAGGCCACATCTGCCTGGATCTGGCCTTTAAAGGCATTTATTCTGCTTCTTCGGGTCTGTGCTTTTTCTGCCTCTGTGCTTCCTggaggggagggtgggagagattGAGGGGGGACGTCAGCCTGGGCCTAGCTGGGGACTGGCTCCAGGATACAGGTGTAGCTGTGCATGATCTGAGATAGTAGCAGTCACCTGCTGTCTGTGCAGGCTTGTGGCCATCTGCCGGTCACCTGCTGAGTCCTGAGCTTACAGACTCGTGGAGAAGGCAGATGTTAAAGCCAAGAACTCCACCTCCAGGTAGATGAGGTGGAGGTCAAATGTGACATTTAATTCCAGTAATAATTTTGGCTGTAAAGATCATGAATTGAACTTGTAATCCCACACTGCGGTTAGGACATGGGTTTAAAgtaggaggatcaaaagttcaagactaggagctggagagatgattcagcggttaagagcactgacttctcttccagaggtcctgaattcaattcaattcccagcaaccacatggtggctcataaccatctgtaatgggatccaatgccctcttctggctgcaggcatacatgcatgcagaatgctgtatacataataaataaataaatcttaaaaaaaaaaaaaaaaggaaaaaagagagttcaaggccagtccggGACCCTAGCAAACAAACACAGTTAAAAACATTCTTCTTTCTttacaaccctgtctcaaaaaaacttaAGGAAAGGTAGGGAACTGGCTCAGTTAGCACAGTACTTGCCATGCAGACTCTGGAACCTGGGTTAGATTGCCCAGAGTCTATGTAAAAGAGCTGGGTGTAGTAGTGTGTGCCTCTGACCCCAGTGttagggaggcaggggcaggatgCCCCCCAAGCTCATTGACTGCCCAGCCTAGCTagattggtgagttccaggttcagtaagagaccttgtcCCCAAAATAAAATGGAGGACAACTGAGAAAGGCAGCTGATGTCAATCTCTGGCCtccgtgcacatgtgcacatacatacacatgcaaaatgGGGTgggtgatattttaaaaaattagaatggACTCTTCTAGTTTCATTCTGTTGCTTGGGCAAACACTGTGACTGACAGCTACTCGGGGGAAGAAGGGTTTGTTTtatccatgtgtgtgtctctgcgtgCTGGCTGGCCTTTGCaagagccagaagagggccttggatccCTTGAAGCTGGAGGTAAGGGCAGGCTTGAGCTTCCtgacgtggttgctgggatttggatTAAAATCCTCtagaagccatctctccaaccccgtTCTCGtcgttcttgttgttttgtttacgGAAAGCAGAAGAGACTTTATTCAGTGTGGCTACActggaaagagagacaaagagagacagactcaAGAGTCCTGAAGTGACAACGAAGTTTAGAGGGCCAAGGACCTCTAAGCAGACTGAGTAAAATCTTCCAGGGagtagggcagg is part of the Rattus norvegicus strain BN/NHsdMcwi chromosome 1, GRCr8, whole genome shotgun sequence genome and harbors:
- the Sfxn2 gene encoding sideroflexin-2, whose product is MEVDLSGFNIDAPRWDQCTFLGRVKHFFNITDPRTVFVSEQELDWAKSVVEKSRMGLMPPGTQVEQLLYAKKLYDSAFHPDTGEKMNVIGRMSFQVPGGMIITGFMLQFYRTMPAVVFWQWVNQSFNALVNYTNRNAVSPTSVR